One Pseudochaenichthys georgianus chromosome 4, fPseGeo1.2, whole genome shotgun sequence DNA window includes the following coding sequences:
- the LOC117445485 gene encoding collagen alpha-1(V) chain-like codes for MGNPGSPGVRGSSGAPAFKGKSGFKGKQGPPGPMGPKGLPGLRGEKGESSISGLKGLPGEMGIFGPVGPSGLKGNPGLQGLKGRIGHKGKQGEAGPRGPHGRKGILGLAGQLGKKGMKGIEGGRGPKGVRGKPGPPGKPGAPGIRRRPSPRRGSKLRPGRQRPKTARIKRFKPENVLKGSRLLSEEEEEEEEEEEDSSSWPQGTKEDPATSCFELGVMHPHLSDGFFYMDPNQGCPHDSVRVFCNFTAGGATCIEPLPSQIKLSWKPQKKNAPVQWFSQQHAGNKFEYVGLDVVQLRFLRLHSLSSSQMLTLRCPENSSRSAGDTPSADHLLGDTSSADHLLGDTSSADHLLGDTPSADHLLGDTPSADHLLGDSGTEIPSHFTSVSRRGCEVEVSVTVRGGTELHRGDMQLLPVRDVGAEPTVCSPTVSEITAVLGPLCFL; via the exons ATG GGAAACCCTGGATCTCCTGGGGTCAGAGGAAGCAGTGGAGCACCAGCGTTTAAG GGTAAATCTGGATTCAAAGGAAAACAAGGACCACCTGGACCAATGGGGCCAAAG GGTCTTCCAGGACTGAGAGGAGAGAAGGGAGAGTCTTCAATCTCTGGTCTGAAG GGTCTCCCAGGTGAAATGGGAATATTTGGACCAGTCGGGCCATCTGGGCTAAAG GGGAATCCTGGTCTGCAGGGGCTGAAGGGTCGAATAGGCCATAAAGGAAAGCAG GGAGAGGCCGGTCCTCGGGGTCCACACGGGCGTAAAGGCATCCTCGGACTCGCT GGCCAGCTTGGGAAGAAG GGAATGAAAGGAATCGAAGGAGGGAGAGGACCAAAGGGAGTGAGAGGCAAGCCAGGACCTCCA GGGAAGCCAGGAGCACCGGGCATCAGACGCAGGCCTTCACCAAGACGGGGATCAAAGCTCAGACCGGGTCGTCAGAGACCCAAAACAGCACGCATTAAAAGATTCAAACCTGAAAACGTGCTGAAG GGGTCCAGGCTGCTgtctgaggaggaagaggaggaggaagaggaggaggaggattcgTCCAGCTGGCCTCAGGGAACCAAAGAGGATCCGGCCACCTCCTGCTTCGAGCTGGGTGTCATGCACCCTCACCTGAGCGACG GTTTCTTTTACATGGACCCCAACCAAGGCTGTCCGCACGACTCTGTGAGGGTCTTCTGTAACTTCACAGCCGGAGGAGCGACCTGCATCGAGCCTCTCCCCTCACAG ATCAAGCTAAGTTGgaaaccacagaagaagaatgcACCGGTCCAATGGTTCAGTCAGCAGCACGCTGGGAACAAG TTTGAGTACGTCGGACTGGATGTGGTCCAGCTGAGGTTCCTGCGGCTGCACAGCCTCTCGTCCTCGCAGATGCTGACGCTGCGCTGCCCGGAGAACAGCTCCAGGTCTGCAGGAGACACGCCGTCAGCTGATCACCTGCTGGGAGACACGTCGTCAGCTGATCACCTGCTGGGAGACACATCGTCAGCTGATCACCTGCTGGGAGACACGCCGTCAGCTGATCACCTGCTGGGAGACACGCCGTCAGCTGATCACCTGCTGGGAGACTCCGGCACAGAAATCCCTTCCCACTTCACCTCCGTGTCCAGGAGAGGCTGTGAG GTGGAGGTGTCTGTGACGGTGCGGGGGGGAACGGAGCTGCATCGAGGTGACATGCAGCTACTTCCTGTCAGAGACGTGGGGGCGGAGCCTACGGTGTGTTCTCCAACCGTCTCTGAAATCACCGCCGTGCTGGGACCCCTCTGTTTCTTGTGA